The Raphanus sativus cultivar WK10039 chromosome 2, ASM80110v3, whole genome shotgun sequence genome includes a region encoding these proteins:
- the LOC108824872 gene encoding co-chaperone protein p23-1: MSRHPEVKWAETTDKIFLTVVLADSKETKVNLLPEGVFDFSAKAGPENHVYELKLELHDKVNVEESKINIGVRSIFCIIEKAEPERWNKLIRGGKAPHYVKIDWDKWVDEDDEGTAGAGDMDMGGMGGMDFSSLAGMGGMGGMAGLEGLGGMGGLGGMGGMPGLEGLGGMGGMGGMGDGMGGIEDFEDSDDEEETAKSGDKKDEAAVKEETKPVDVK; encoded by the exons ATGAG TCGTCATCCTGAAGTGAAGTGGGCCGAGACCACTGACAAGATTTTCCTCACCGTAGTGTTGGCTGACTCCAAGGAGACTAAAGTTAATCTTCTCCCTGAAGGTGTCTTTGATTTCTCGGCAAAAGCTGGTCCTGAAAACCACGTTTATGAACTCAAACTCGAACTTCACGACAAAGTCAACGTTGAG GAAAGCAAAATCAACATCGGAGTGAGAAGCATTTTCTGCATAATAGAGAAAGCAGAGCCGGAAAGGTGGAACAAGCTAATCCGCGGTGGGAAAGCGCCACACTATGTCAAGATTGATTGGGACAAGTGGGTAGATGAGGACGATGAAGGCACCGCTG gTGCTGGAGATATGGATATGGGAGGAATGGGCGGAATGGATTTCTCG AGCTTGGCCGGTATGGGCGGTATGGGCGGAATGGCCGGCCTTGAAGGACTTGGTGGTATGGGTGGACTTGGCGGTATGGGTGGAATGCCCGGACTTGAAGGACTTGGCGGCATGGGAGGTATGGGAGGAATGGGAGACGGCATGGGAGGCATAGAAGATTTTGAAGACAGTGATGATGAGG AAGAAACTGCAAAATCAGGAGACAAAAAAGATGAAGCCGCCGTTAAGGAGGAAACGAAGCCAGTAGATGTGAAGTGA
- the LOC108819989 gene encoding DNA mismatch repair protein PMS1 isoform X2 — protein sequence MQGDPSPLIKPINRAAVHRICSGQVILDLSSAIKELVENSLDAGATSIEINLRDYGEDYFQVIDNGCGVSPPNFNVLALKHHTSKLEGFADLQSLNTFGFRGEALSSLCALGNLTVETRTKEEQVATLLTFDRSGLLVAQKKTARQIGTTVTVRKLFSSLPVRSKEFKRNIRKEYGKLVSLLNAYALIAKGVRFVCSNTTEKTPKSVVLSTQGKGSLKDNIITVFGMSTFTSLQPVSICISDECRVEGFLSKPGQGTGRSLADRQYFFINGRPVDMPKVSKLVNELYKDTSSRKYPVAILDFVLPGGACDLNVTPDKRKVFFSDETSVMGSLKEGLNEIYSSSNASYIVNRLEDNSERPAKAGVSSRQEKSNVLSKGIVLDVSSKTSDGKAIEKRISSSREAELDNSLTPKVFRFDIKPRASKQGEGSLSVHDESLSVTHLNKTASKGLPRVNVTEKVMDASKDVSNRSSFAQSTLNTFVTVGKRKHESISTLLSETPVLRNPPPGCRVEKGKFEVRALAARCTMERDQVGVSKQDVTQNEVDSEIRNLTSPRTHSDNVERHKREQEKPLCFEEPTSENTRTEGDTERILENNPRCSQPLRPVATVLDSPAQSTGPEMFSTLKFSFQDLRKRRLGRLSRLQSTGYVSKSMNTPRPKKCFAAATLELSQQDDEERKARALAAATSELERLFRKEDFRRMQVLGQFNLGFIIAKLDRDLFIVDQHAADEKFNFEHLARSTVMNQQPLLQPLTLELSAEEEVTILTHMDVIRENGFILDENPSAPPGRHLRLRAVPYSKKITFGVEDLKDLISTLGDNHGECSVISSYKTSKTDSVCPSRVRAMLASRACRSSVMIGDALRKNEMQKIVEHLADLDSPWNCPHGRPTMRHLVDLASLLTLPDDDDNDDDGGLAISLS from the exons ATGCAAGGAGATCCGTCTCCGTTGATCAAACCCATCAACAGAGCCGCCGTTCACAGAATCTGCTCGGGACAAGTCATCCTAGACCTCTCCTCCGCCATCAAGGAGCTTGTGGAGAACAGCCTCGACGCCGGAGCCACCAGCATCGAAATCAACCTCCGTGACTACGGCGAAGACTACTTCCAAGTCATCGACAACGGCTGCGGCGTTTCCCCGCCCAATTTCAACGTTCTGGCGCTTAAGCACCATACTTCGAAGCTGGAGGGTTTCGCAGATCTTCAGAGTTTGAACACGTTCGGTTTCAGAGGAGAGGCTCTGAGCTCTCTGTGCGCCTTGGGGAATCTCACGGTGGAGACGAGGACAAAGGAGGAGCAAGTGGCTACGCTCTTGACCTTTGATCGTTCCGGTTTGTTGGTTGCTCAGAAGAAGACTGCTCGCCAGATTGGTACCACTGTCACTGTGAGGAAGTTGTTCTCTAGTTTACCTGTTCGAAGCAAAGAGTTTAAACGCAATATTCGCAAAGAGTATGGGAAGCTTGTATCTTTGTTGAAC GCATATGCACTTATTGCGAAAGGAGTGAGGTTTGTCTGCTCTAACACGACTGAGAAAACCCCAAAGTCTGTTGTGCTGAGCACACAAGGGAAGGGTTCACTTAAAGATAATATCATTACAGTATTTGGCATGAGCACTTTTACAAGTCTACAACCTGTAAGTATATGTATATCAGATGAGTGTAGAGTGGAAGGGTTTCTTTCCAAGCCTGGGCAAGGTACTGGACGCAGTTTGGCAGATCGACAGTATTTCTTTATAAATGGTCGCCCTGTAGATATGCCTAAAGTCAGCAAGTTGGTGAATGAGCTTTATAAAGATACAAGTTCTCGGAAATACCCAGTTGCCATTCTGGATTTTGTTTTACCTGGTGGAGCATGTGATTTGAATGTCACGCCCGATAAAAGAAAGGTCTTCTTTTCTGACGAGACTTCTGTTATGGGTTCTCTGAAGGAAGGTCTTAACGAGATATATTCCTCTAGCAATGCGTCTTATATTGTTAATAGGCTCGAGGATAATTCTGAGCGACCAGCTAAGGCTGGAGTTTCATCTCGTCAGGAGAAATCAAATGTCCTGTCAAAAGGGATTGTGCTGGATGTCAGTTCTAAAACCAGCGATGGGAAAGCTATTGAAAAGAGAATCTCTTCCTCGAGGGAAGCTGAGCTGGATAATAGTTTGACACCAAAGGTTTTCAGATTCGACATTAAGCCACGTGCGAGTAAGCAAGGGGAAGGTTCTTTATCAGTCCATGATGAGTCCCTATCTGTAACTCACCTTAACAAGACAGCTAGCAAAGGTTTACCTCGCGTCAATGTGACTGAGAAAGTTATGGATGCAAGTAAAGACGTAAGCAATCGCTCTAGCTTTGCACAGTCAACTTTGAATACTTTCGTTACTGtgggaaaaagaaaacatgaaagCATAAGCACCCTCCTCTCTGAAACACCTGTCCTCAGAAACCCCCCTCCTGGTTGTCGTGTGGAGAAAGGTAAATTTGAAGTCCGTGCTTTGGCTGCAAGATGTACGATGGAACGTGATCAAGTTGGTGTCTCGAAGCAAGATGTAACGCAAAATGAAGTGGACTCTGAAATAAGAAATTTGACATCTCCTAGAACCCATTCTGACAATGTAGAAAGACACAAAAGA GAGCAAGAGAAACCATTATGTTTCGAAGAACCGACATCAGAAAACACTCGCACTGAGGGGGATACGGAAAGGATTTTGGAGAATAATCCACGTTGCAGTCAGCCACTGCGACCTGTTGCAACAGTGCTGGACTCCCCAGCTCAATCAACCGGCCCAGAAATGTTTTCCACactaaaatttagttttcaagACCTCAGGAAGAGGAGGTTAGGAAGGCTGTCAAGATTACAGTCCACAGGTTATGTATCTAAAAGTATGAACACGCCACGGCCCAAAAA GTGCTTCGCTGCTGCAACGTTAGAGTTATCTCAACAGGATGATGAGGAGCGAAAGGCAAGAGCTTTGGCTGCAGCTACTTCTGAGCTGGAAAGGCTTTTCCGAAAAGAAGATTTTAGGAGAATGCAG GTACTCGGACAATTCAATCTTGGTTTCATCATTGCAAAATTGGATCGAGATCTGTTCATTGTGGATCAG CATGCTGCAGATGAGAAATTCAACTTTGAACACTTAGCAAGATCAACTGTCATGAACCAGCAACCTTTACTCCA ACCTTTGACTTTGGAGCTCTCTGCAGAAGAAGAAGTTACAATATTAACGCATATGGATGTAATCAG GGAGAACGGCTTTATTCTTGATGAGAATCCGAGTGCTCCTCCAGGAAGACACTTAAGACTGAGAGCGGTTCCCTATAGCAAGAAAATCACTTTCGGTGTCGAAG ATCTTAAAGACCTAATCTCAACTCTGGGAGATAACCATGGGGAATGTTCGGTTATCAGTAGTTACAAAACGAGCAAAACAGATTCGGTATGTCCATCAAGAGTCCGAGCAATGCTAGCATCAAGAGCATGCAGATCGTCTGTGATGATCGGAGATGCACTCAGAAAAAACGAAATGCAGAAG ATAGTAGAGCACTTGGCAGACCTGGACTCTCCTTGGAATTGTCCGCACGGACGACCAACGATGCGTCATCTTGTGGACTTGGCAAGTTTACTCACATTACCTGACGACGACgacaatgatgatgatggtggtttAGCCATTTCGTTGTCATGA
- the LOC108840902 gene encoding peptidyl-prolyl cis-trans isomerase D-like, with amino-acid sequence MFSCSGGNHTSQFMLLMKESPGYDREHVAFGQVLEGFDVISLVEQLVGNEFRNPSLPLTIANCGQILPESDKSGGSVSTMAGYSTLIPGSATAAVTYQKLLKQVRDTQLKVGEMEAAAAKQTLAYQSEYDKDNALGALVKEHLVRCRGSTNNKGSKDLLEKRLKAGYE; translated from the exons ATGTTCAGCTGCTCTGGTGGAAACCACACCTCTCAATTCATGCTCCTCATGAAGGAGTCCCCTGGCTACGACCGCGAGCACGTCGCGTTTGGACAAGTTTTGGAAGGCTTTGATGTGATCTCTCTTGTTGAGCAATTGGTTGGTAATGAATTTAGGAACCCTTCCCTGCCCTTGACAATCGCCAACTGCGGTCAGATTCTTCCCGAGTCTGACAAATCTGGCGGTTCTGTGTCAACAATG GCAGGTTACTCTACCCTTATTCCAGGCTCCGCCACTGCGGCCGTCACTTATCAGAAGTTGCTGAAGCAGGTGCGAGATACCCAACTGAAGGTGGGGGAGATGGAGGCCGCAGCGGCAAAGCAGACCTTGGCCTATCAAAGTGAATATGACAAAGACAATGCACTGGGTGCGCTGGTAAAGGAACATCTGGTACGTTGCAGAGGGTCTACAAATAATAAGGGTAGCAAAGACTTGTTGGAGAAGAGGCTCAAAGCTGGATATGAATAG
- the LOC108819989 gene encoding DNA mismatch repair protein PMS1 isoform X1, whose protein sequence is MQGDPSPLIKPINRAAVHRICSGQVILDLSSAIKELVENSLDAGATSIEINLRDYGEDYFQVIDNGCGVSPPNFNVLALKHHTSKLEGFADLQSLNTFGFRGEALSSLCALGNLTVETRTKEEQVATLLTFDRSGLLVAQKKTARQIGTTVTVRKLFSSLPVRSKEFKRNIRKEYGKLVSLLNAYALIAKGVRFVCSNTTEKTPKSVVLSTQGKGSLKDNIITVFGMSTFTSLQPVSICISDECRVEGFLSKPGQGTGRSLADRQYFFINGRPVDMPKVSKLVNELYKDTSSRKYPVAILDFVLPGGACDLNVTPDKRKVFFSDETSVMGSLKEGLNEIYSSSNASYIVNRLEDNSERPAKAGVSSRQEKSNVLSKGIVLDVSSKTSDGKAIEKRISSSREAELDNSLTPKVFRFDIKPRASKQGEGSLSVHDESLSVTHLNKTASKGLPRVNVTEKVMDASKDVSNRSSFAQSTLNTFVTVGKRKHESISTLLSETPVLRNPPPGCRVEKGKFEVRALAARCTMERDQVGVSKQDVTQNEVDSEIRNLTSPRTHSDNVERHKREQEKPLCFEEPTSENTRTEGDTERILENNPRCSQPLRPVATVLDSPAQSTGPEMFSTLKFSFQDLRKRRLGRLSRLQSTGYVSKSMNTPRPKNYRCFAAATLELSQQDDEERKARALAAATSELERLFRKEDFRRMQVLGQFNLGFIIAKLDRDLFIVDQHAADEKFNFEHLARSTVMNQQPLLQPLTLELSAEEEVTILTHMDVIRENGFILDENPSAPPGRHLRLRAVPYSKKITFGVEDLKDLISTLGDNHGECSVISSYKTSKTDSVCPSRVRAMLASRACRSSVMIGDALRKNEMQKIVEHLADLDSPWNCPHGRPTMRHLVDLASLLTLPDDDDNDDDGGLAISLS, encoded by the exons ATGCAAGGAGATCCGTCTCCGTTGATCAAACCCATCAACAGAGCCGCCGTTCACAGAATCTGCTCGGGACAAGTCATCCTAGACCTCTCCTCCGCCATCAAGGAGCTTGTGGAGAACAGCCTCGACGCCGGAGCCACCAGCATCGAAATCAACCTCCGTGACTACGGCGAAGACTACTTCCAAGTCATCGACAACGGCTGCGGCGTTTCCCCGCCCAATTTCAACGTTCTGGCGCTTAAGCACCATACTTCGAAGCTGGAGGGTTTCGCAGATCTTCAGAGTTTGAACACGTTCGGTTTCAGAGGAGAGGCTCTGAGCTCTCTGTGCGCCTTGGGGAATCTCACGGTGGAGACGAGGACAAAGGAGGAGCAAGTGGCTACGCTCTTGACCTTTGATCGTTCCGGTTTGTTGGTTGCTCAGAAGAAGACTGCTCGCCAGATTGGTACCACTGTCACTGTGAGGAAGTTGTTCTCTAGTTTACCTGTTCGAAGCAAAGAGTTTAAACGCAATATTCGCAAAGAGTATGGGAAGCTTGTATCTTTGTTGAAC GCATATGCACTTATTGCGAAAGGAGTGAGGTTTGTCTGCTCTAACACGACTGAGAAAACCCCAAAGTCTGTTGTGCTGAGCACACAAGGGAAGGGTTCACTTAAAGATAATATCATTACAGTATTTGGCATGAGCACTTTTACAAGTCTACAACCTGTAAGTATATGTATATCAGATGAGTGTAGAGTGGAAGGGTTTCTTTCCAAGCCTGGGCAAGGTACTGGACGCAGTTTGGCAGATCGACAGTATTTCTTTATAAATGGTCGCCCTGTAGATATGCCTAAAGTCAGCAAGTTGGTGAATGAGCTTTATAAAGATACAAGTTCTCGGAAATACCCAGTTGCCATTCTGGATTTTGTTTTACCTGGTGGAGCATGTGATTTGAATGTCACGCCCGATAAAAGAAAGGTCTTCTTTTCTGACGAGACTTCTGTTATGGGTTCTCTGAAGGAAGGTCTTAACGAGATATATTCCTCTAGCAATGCGTCTTATATTGTTAATAGGCTCGAGGATAATTCTGAGCGACCAGCTAAGGCTGGAGTTTCATCTCGTCAGGAGAAATCAAATGTCCTGTCAAAAGGGATTGTGCTGGATGTCAGTTCTAAAACCAGCGATGGGAAAGCTATTGAAAAGAGAATCTCTTCCTCGAGGGAAGCTGAGCTGGATAATAGTTTGACACCAAAGGTTTTCAGATTCGACATTAAGCCACGTGCGAGTAAGCAAGGGGAAGGTTCTTTATCAGTCCATGATGAGTCCCTATCTGTAACTCACCTTAACAAGACAGCTAGCAAAGGTTTACCTCGCGTCAATGTGACTGAGAAAGTTATGGATGCAAGTAAAGACGTAAGCAATCGCTCTAGCTTTGCACAGTCAACTTTGAATACTTTCGTTACTGtgggaaaaagaaaacatgaaagCATAAGCACCCTCCTCTCTGAAACACCTGTCCTCAGAAACCCCCCTCCTGGTTGTCGTGTGGAGAAAGGTAAATTTGAAGTCCGTGCTTTGGCTGCAAGATGTACGATGGAACGTGATCAAGTTGGTGTCTCGAAGCAAGATGTAACGCAAAATGAAGTGGACTCTGAAATAAGAAATTTGACATCTCCTAGAACCCATTCTGACAATGTAGAAAGACACAAAAGA GAGCAAGAGAAACCATTATGTTTCGAAGAACCGACATCAGAAAACACTCGCACTGAGGGGGATACGGAAAGGATTTTGGAGAATAATCCACGTTGCAGTCAGCCACTGCGACCTGTTGCAACAGTGCTGGACTCCCCAGCTCAATCAACCGGCCCAGAAATGTTTTCCACactaaaatttagttttcaagACCTCAGGAAGAGGAGGTTAGGAAGGCTGTCAAGATTACAGTCCACAGGTTATGTATCTAAAAGTATGAACACGCCACGGCCCAAAAA TTACAGGTGCTTCGCTGCTGCAACGTTAGAGTTATCTCAACAGGATGATGAGGAGCGAAAGGCAAGAGCTTTGGCTGCAGCTACTTCTGAGCTGGAAAGGCTTTTCCGAAAAGAAGATTTTAGGAGAATGCAG GTACTCGGACAATTCAATCTTGGTTTCATCATTGCAAAATTGGATCGAGATCTGTTCATTGTGGATCAG CATGCTGCAGATGAGAAATTCAACTTTGAACACTTAGCAAGATCAACTGTCATGAACCAGCAACCTTTACTCCA ACCTTTGACTTTGGAGCTCTCTGCAGAAGAAGAAGTTACAATATTAACGCATATGGATGTAATCAG GGAGAACGGCTTTATTCTTGATGAGAATCCGAGTGCTCCTCCAGGAAGACACTTAAGACTGAGAGCGGTTCCCTATAGCAAGAAAATCACTTTCGGTGTCGAAG ATCTTAAAGACCTAATCTCAACTCTGGGAGATAACCATGGGGAATGTTCGGTTATCAGTAGTTACAAAACGAGCAAAACAGATTCGGTATGTCCATCAAGAGTCCGAGCAATGCTAGCATCAAGAGCATGCAGATCGTCTGTGATGATCGGAGATGCACTCAGAAAAAACGAAATGCAGAAG ATAGTAGAGCACTTGGCAGACCTGGACTCTCCTTGGAATTGTCCGCACGGACGACCAACGATGCGTCATCTTGTGGACTTGGCAAGTTTACTCACATTACCTGACGACGACgacaatgatgatgatggtggtttAGCCATTTCGTTGTCATGA
- the LOC108843024 gene encoding xyloglucan 6-xylosyltransferase 2 has protein sequence MMERCLGAQRCRRIQRALRHLKVTVLCLVLTVVVLRGTIGAGKFGTPEQDLDEIRQHIYASRKRAEPHRVLEEIQTGGDSSSSSSSSSSGGGSNNYETFDINKIFVDEGEEEKPDPNKPYTLGPKISDWDEQRSDWLAKNPSFPNFIGPSKPRVLLVTGSAPKPCENPVGDHYLLKSIKNKIDYCRLHGIEIFYNMALLDAEMAGFWAKLPLIRKLLLSHPEIEFLWWMDSDAMFTDMAFELPWERYKDYNLVMHGWNEMVYDEKNWIGLNTGSFLLRNNQWALDLLDTWAPMGPKGKIREEAGKVLTRELKGRPVFEADDQSAMVYLLATQRDTWGNKVFLENGYYLHGYWGILVDKYEEMIENYHPGLGDHRWPLVTHFVGCKPCGKFGDYPVERCLKQMDRAFNFGDNQILQIYGFTHKSLASRKVKRVRNETNNPLEMKDELGLLHPAFKAVKVQTNQV, from the exons ATGATGGAGAGGTGTTTGGGAGCTCAACGGTGCCGGAGAATCCAGAGAGCATTACGTCACTTGAAGGTAACGGTTCTATGTCTCGTTCTCACCGTAGTCGTCCTACGTGGCACAATCGGCGCCGGGAAGTTCGGAACTCCGGAGCAAGATCTCGACGAGATCCGTCAGCATATCTACGCATCTCGTAAACGAGCGGAGCCTCACCGTGTGCTCGAAGAGATACAGACCGGCGGCgattcctcttcctcttcctcttcttcctcctccggcGGCGGGAGCAATAACTATGAGACGTTTGACATCAACAAGATATTCGTTgacgaaggagaagaagagaaacccGACCCGAATAAACCGTACACTCTCGGACCCAAGATATCCGATTGGGACGAACAGAGatccgactggttagctaagaACCCGAGCTTCCCCAACTTCATCGGACCGAGCAAGCCACGTGTCCTCTTGGTGACTGGTTCTGCTCCGAAACCGTGTGAGAATCCCGTCGGAGACCATTACCTGTTGAAGTCGATCAAGAACAAGATCGATTACTGTAGGCTTCACGGGATCGAGATCTTCTACAACATGGCTTTACTAGATGCCGAGATGGCTGGTTTCTGGGCGAAGTTGCCGTTGATCAGGAAGCTGTTGCTATCTCACCCCGAGATTGAGTTTCTCTGGTGGATGGATAGTGATGCGATGTTTACGGACATGGCGTTTGAGCTTCCGTGGGAGAGGTATAAAGATTACAACTTGGTGATGCACGGGTGGAATGAGATGGTTTACGATGAGAAGAATTGGATTGGGTTGAACACTGGGAGTTTCTTGCTTAGGAACAATCAATGGGCGCTTGATTTGCTTGATACTTGGGCTCCTATGGGTCCTAAAGGGAAGATCCGTGAGGAAGCCGGTAAGGTTTTGACCCGTGAGCTCAAGGGTAGGCCTGTTTTCGAAGCTGATGATCAGTCTGCTATGGTTTATCTCTTGGCTACTCAGCGTGACACTTGGGGTAATAAG GTATTCCTAGAAAATGGATACTATCTTCACGGCTACTGGGGAATACTTGTCGACAAATACGAAGAAATGATAGAGAACTACCACCCGGGTCTAGGCGATCACAGATGGCCCTTGGTGACTCACTTTGTGGGTTGCAAACCATGCGGGAAGTTTGGGGATTACCCCGTGGAACGGTGTCTAAAGCAAATGGACAGAGCCTTTAACTTTGGGGATAACCAGATTCTGCAAATATATGGTTTCACTCACAAATCTTTGGCTAGTCGCAAAGTCAAGAGAGTGAGGAACGAGACTAACAATCCACTTGAGATGAAAGACGAGCTTGGATTGCTTCATCCAGCGTTCAAGGCTGTTAAGGTACAAACAAACCAAGTTTGA